Genomic segment of Juglans microcarpa x Juglans regia isolate MS1-56 chromosome 7S, Jm3101_v1.0, whole genome shotgun sequence:
TATTACGTCGAATCCCATTCCATCTTTCAGGGCAATAATGAAACCGAAATGTCATGGTTTGATCAAACACAATacttgttaagaatataatacaattacaaataataaaatctacatttttCCATCAGCTTAAAATTTTGAGAcaagtcatgattttaaatggtatcagagcagagaTCCTAAATTCGAGcactgactctacactctacctatttaattaaatattacatgtGTTGAGTCTACTCATTGAGGAAGAGACTAACCCACATTTGAGGGGgattgttaagaatataatacaaataataaaatctacatctttccattagcttaagcttttgggacaattgataatttcacatggtatcagaaaAAGAGAAGTGTTCAAGTTATGTAAGTATGTGAGTTTAtctttatgaaatatttttgtagttaaaacattgctcaaccaaaaataagatAACCTACACCCTCAACAAATTTAAACAAACATAAGTAAAAACATCATACTCATCCAATAGTTCTTAGGTTCATGACACCATAAAGGCAGAAACAAATTACCAAATGTGTAGTTAGTTATAAGACACAACAAGCTAAGCAACAAGAGACTAGGCAAACAAAGTTGAAGATACCAACGAAAAATGtcacaaatattttatgttttttctgcTTTCCAATTTCTAGTTTTAGGTGATTGGTACTCACTTGGCCATCATGACTCTGACAAACTCATCAAAGTTGATCAGGTTATCGCCATCGACATCGGCCTCAAGAATCATCTCATTAACTTCCTCATCTGTCAGCTTATCATGGCCAAgatttttcatgacatgacGGAGCTCAGCTGCGGAAATGAAGCCATTTTGATCATTGTCGAACATTTTGAAAGCCGTTTTGAGCTCCTCCTCGAAATTAGAGTCCATCGTCTTCCTTGCCATCAACTTAAGGAATTCAGGTTTGTCGACGGTACCACTACCATCATTATCAACCTCCTTGA
This window contains:
- the LOC121241720 gene encoding calmodulin-5/6/7/8-like isoform X1, yielding MANQVLTQDQITQFNEAFNLFDKDGDGCITTGELGSVMRSLGQNPTEAELLDMIKEVDNDGSGTVDKPEFLKLMARKTMDSNFEEELKTAFKMFDNDQNGFISAAELRHVMKNLGHDKLTDEEVNEMILEADVDGDNLINFDEFVRVMMAKRGRPADEERNGSACRHSKVSTNKKGHRFCCIL
- the LOC121241720 gene encoding calmodulin-5/6/7/8-like isoform X2 — its product is MANQVLTQDQITQFNEAFNLFDKDGDGCITTGELGSVMRSLGQNPTEAELLDMIKEVDNDGSGTVDKPEFLKLMARKTMDSNFEEELKTAFKMFDNDQNGFISAAELRHVMKNLGHDKLTDEEVNEMILEADVDGDNLINFDEFVRVMMAKGRPADEERNGSACRHSKVSTNKKGHRFCCIL